The genomic DNA TATCTGCCGACCGTCGCGCCGGCGAGTCACGATGCCTTGTTTGAACAGGCGGTCTCCGTCACGGCTTTCATCATCCAGCACTTGGCAGAACGGGGGTACATGCTCCAGTTGCTTGTGGGGTCGTCTCGCTCATCATTCGGTCAAGGAGACCATCACCTCTTGGAACTTCTTCGAATGCTCGCTCTTTGTGAGCGCTGCTCGCCCCTTGCAGGGTCTGTCGTCCCGACAGAATTGTCCGGAGACCCTTTGGAAGTCGACGAGGGGGCGATGATTGTCGTGCAGGCATGGCGGGGTCCGGGAGATATCGAGCCCGACCAGCCCACCATTCTGCTCAACGGACACCTCCTCGCCGGAGTATCCCATGCCGTTTGAACAGGCCCTTCGGTTCGCGTCGATTTGGCTGGCATCTACCTCCTTCATCGGATTGACGCTTGGAGCGGGTCTGCCGGAATGGCTGGCTGCGTTGACCGGGGCTGCGTTGATCGTCGCTCTCTTACGGAACGCGGGAGGCAAGTCTGCGAAGCGACTTGCCAGGTACACGCTCATGTCAACCACCGGATGGAATCTTCTGGTGATCGTCGGCTTTCTTGGATTCTGGGTCGATATGTTATGGATCTCGGGCGAACTCCTTCCGGCCGGAATTCACTTCCTCATGATCCTCATGATCATCAAGCTGTTCAATCTCAGGCTTCGTCGCGACTATCTGCATCTCTACGCCGTCAGTCTCGTTGCGATTCTGGCTTCCGGGTCCCTCACGACGGAACTGTGGTATCTCCCGATTTTCTTGCTCTATCTGTTGGCTGGCGTGTGGACACTGCTGCTGTTTCAGCTGACCAAACATCCGGAGGAAGCCCGGATTCTCGCGACGTCGGTCGCCGTCCAACCACAACTCCCGGTAGCGGTCAGCCAGGTCACGCCGCAACTCTTTTGGCTTGCCAACGGGCTTGCACTCACGACCTTTGGGCTGACGTTGGTGATTTTCTTTACGATCCCCCGAGTCGGCGCCGGGTTCTACCAAAAGGGGTTCGGAGAGAACATTCGCACGTCCGGGTTCTCCGAAACGGTCAACTTGGGAGAGATCGGACCGATCAAGCGAGATCCCAGCGTCGTCATGCGGGTTGAGCTGTCCGATGGCCCTCCGCATGAAGCAGGCCGATTTTACCTGCGAGGCGTTGCCTTCGATCAATACGACGGCAAGGCTTGGACAAATCGGCTGAATTATAGGCGGAGTGTCGGTGAAGATGCGGCCGGGACGTTTGTCCTTCGCACGAGTCGGTCTCTCTCGTCACCTCGCCTCGGCGAAACCATCCGACAGAACATTCTGTTGGAGCCGCTTGACACCCCGGTTCTCTTTGCTGCTCCGTTTATCGAGAGAGTCAGTGGAAAGTTTCCAAGCGTCCAGTCCGACCTGACTGGTTCAGTCTATCTCCCGTTCCCCAGTTCGTCGCGGATCGAGTATTCCGTGCTTTCTCAATCCACCCCGGTCCTGCCGGCGGATCTCAGCTCGGAGCCCAGTCTCTACTCTGAATCGTTTCTCCGACATTTTCTGCAGGTCCCTCCCCAGTCCGAGCGGATTGCCGTCCTGGCCGAAGAACTCACTCGCGCACAACGCACGATTTATGACAAAGCCAACGCCATTCAATCATTCCTGACGCACAACTTTCGTTACAGCCTTGATGCGCCTCTGACAGAGCAGGCTCAGCCGCTTGAAGAGTTTCTCTTTACCCGCAAGACCGGGTATTGCGAACACTACGCCACAGCCATGGTGATCATGCTTCGGACGATCGGAATCCCGGCGCGTCTCGTGACGGGGTTTCTCGCCACCGAATGGAATGAATACGGCAACTACTATGTGGTCAGACAGCAAGACGCTCATGCCTGGGTGGAGGTGCACCTGCCGCATTCAGGATGGATCACGATGGATCCAACTCCTCCTTCGATCGAAAGCGTCGGCAGCAAATCCCCCACATGGCACGCGCTGGGACGAATGCTGGATACCATCAGGCTTCAATGGAGCCGATTTTTCGTGCAGTACAGTGCGACGGATCAGCTTGCCGTTGTGCGGGAATTGAAAGCAGGAAGCACATCGGCCCGCAACAAGGCGCTCGAATCCGTGAGCGCATTCTTTAGCCCGTTCATGGCCCTGTTTGAAGAAATGACGGACTACGCATCCAAAGGAGCGATACAGGCTTTGGTTAAGGTGCTTGGGCCTGTGCTGTTCGGCCTGGCCCTTCTTCTCTGGCTTGGGATCAGACGGCCCTGGGTCAAGGGGACTGTCAGTCAAAAAACGACTCGCGACGAACAAGTCATCATGCGGCTCTACGGAAGAATGATCAGGCTTCTCGCTAGGAAGGGGATTACTAAACTCACTGCGACGCCGCCCCTTGAGTTTGTTCGCTTCACTCAGGAGCGGTGGAGCGATGCCGGTTCAGCGGTCGCATCGATTACAGAGCTCTATTGTCGAGCACGATTCGGTCAAATTTCACCAACCAGAGAAGAATTATCACTTGCCGAAGACCATCTTCGAGACCTGACGGCACTCGATAAGTCCTAACACGATCAGGAAGCCATCCTCCTTCGTGCACAGCGAGAGTGTTGGACCACAGGATTAGGATGAACCAGTTGAAAGGAAAGATAATCGCGATGGAGCGGGAAAAGGGATTTGAACCCTCGACCCTCGCCTTGGCAAGGCGATGCTCTACCACTGAGCTATTCCCGCTCGCGAAGTTTAAGGTGCGGAGTGTACTGACCTCTCAGAATACTGTCAAGTAAGGAGTGGAGTCGATTCGCAGAAATATGAGTTACAAAAAATCGTGACGTTACATTTTAGTAAT from Candidatus Nitrospira nitrificans includes the following:
- a CDS encoding transglutaminase TgpA family protein, which translates into the protein MPFEQALRFASIWLASTSFIGLTLGAGLPEWLAALTGAALIVALLRNAGGKSAKRLARYTLMSTTGWNLLVIVGFLGFWVDMLWISGELLPAGIHFLMILMIIKLFNLRLRRDYLHLYAVSLVAILASGSLTTELWYLPIFLLYLLAGVWTLLLFQLTKHPEEARILATSVAVQPQLPVAVSQVTPQLFWLANGLALTTFGLTLVIFFTIPRVGAGFYQKGFGENIRTSGFSETVNLGEIGPIKRDPSVVMRVELSDGPPHEAGRFYLRGVAFDQYDGKAWTNRLNYRRSVGEDAAGTFVLRTSRSLSSPRLGETIRQNILLEPLDTPVLFAAPFIERVSGKFPSVQSDLTGSVYLPFPSSSRIEYSVLSQSTPVLPADLSSEPSLYSESFLRHFLQVPPQSERIAVLAEELTRAQRTIYDKANAIQSFLTHNFRYSLDAPLTEQAQPLEEFLFTRKTGYCEHYATAMVIMLRTIGIPARLVTGFLATEWNEYGNYYVVRQQDAHAWVEVHLPHSGWITMDPTPPSIESVGSKSPTWHALGRMLDTIRLQWSRFFVQYSATDQLAVVRELKAGSTSARNKALESVSAFFSPFMALFEEMTDYASKGAIQALVKVLGPVLFGLALLLWLGIRRPWVKGTVSQKTTRDEQVIMRLYGRMIRLLARKGITKLTATPPLEFVRFTQERWSDAGSAVASITELYCRARFGQISPTREELSLAEDHLRDLTALDKS